A region of the Apium graveolens cultivar Ventura chromosome 6, ASM990537v1, whole genome shotgun sequence genome:
GATGTTGTTTGGGAGCCTGTATTGGGTATTTGGACATTCTGGTATCGCATAGCTTGGGAGCTTTCAAAAGGGCTCGCTAGACGGATAAGTGACTATGGGATCCAGCAGAGGAACAGGGGACTATAGTTTATATTTTGGATTTGTTTCGGTGTTTTctttgttattgattatgattatttttattggattgaTGTTGCGTTTAGATTTGATGttgattggttggttgatttagaTTTAGTTGAAACAAGTTggtaagttataaaaataaacGGAACCATGCCGTTTTTTTTCTTAAACTATGTAAATCACCCGCAATGTTGATTggttgttggttggttgatttagaTTTAGTTGAAACAGGTTggtaagttataaaaataaacGCAACCATGCCGTTTTTTTTCTTAAACTATGTAAATCACCCGCAATGTTGATTGGTTGTCGGTTGGTTGATTTAGATTTAGTTGAAACATGTTggtaagttataaaaataaacGCAACCATGCCGTTTTTTTTCTTAAACTATGTAAATCACCCGCAATGTTGATGTTAGCAGTATAAAGGTCTGTGACCAGTTTTCTGCAGAAAACTGGCAAACACTAGTTTGCTTGTCAGTTTTCTGCAGAAAACTGGTCACAGACCTCAGCATTGAATCATTGCGGGAGATATCATATTTTACACATTTTACAGTTTAGTCACCCCGCAATGAATCATTGATGCAGTGATCATACCCCGCAATGAGGCATTGCACCTTTCGATACATAAACAATCATAACATTGATACATTTCAGTTATCATCTgcgtttttttatttttttcattaaaactaatattttaattatttttccgattatatatctaattaaattttaaattcttAACTCATTATACAATTGATAATATAAATGGGAAGTAGTAATAAAATTAGTAAATATAGAAACAAGTTGTTGTTGAAATTAGTTATATACTTTTTAACTCCGTTATTATCGGAAACAaattaaatcattaaaaataattttttgttaTTTAAGAAGTTAAATAACTGCTTCATTGTTTCATTGCGCTGTTGCAATGAAATAATGCGGGGGTATTGTTGCATTAAAACAATGCGGCAGTATCTgcagcaatgtttcattgcaccctttgcaatgaaacaatgcggcaGTATCTgcagcaatgtttcattgcaccCTTTGCAATGAAACAATGCTACAGTATATGCCGCAATGTTTCAATGCGGAAGGTGGTTACTACAACCACCCGGGGTTGTGGACCAaacccctatatatatatattaaaaggtggactccatagaactttacttcTATGGAGTCCCGTGTTTCATTGGAGTCCTTGGAGTCcacatatgttctgcaagtaaaatatagatTAAATTGCTGCAAAACGTATTATTTTTCGAATgatattctacaaatatcacaattttattgaaaattttgcaGATGACATAGATTTTACAAGTAGAACGtttcaaaatatattattctacaaaacatgcttagtttgcaaaacatacatattgtacttgtaaatatatgagatttgcataaTTTTATAGaaataatgatatttgtgaaacatgttttgtaagataacacgttttagaagatattttatttgcagaacaaagatggactccgaggactctaattaaaaggtggactccatagaactttactatatatatatatatatagtgtttatacaaaTTTTAGAGACATATGCTAAAAAATATcgaaatttaaaaataacaattaTATTGAAAAGAGAAATAAgattaattttttgaaaaattaaaatatggTTAAATCACTTTAACTCTTATTTTTATATTAACaaatgaattttaatttttactaaattttttcaaatgttaaaataaaaataaaaatttgattgaAAATCAGATTCGGATCCAGATATTATCTATATCCGGATAGGATCTGTCGGATCTGGATTAagatattattctttaaatatttccGGATTCGAATATGGATACAGATTTTCGGATTCGGATACGGATCTGACAGTCCATATCTAAATTATCTGTTTGACAGCCCTAATATAATCATCAAATTAGGATAACTCACGtgattaaatttttttatcatttGTCATCTCATATTATGTGTTCGATCTGATTTTTCTGAGTACTTTTTTAAGGCGGTTAAAATAATTGTAACGATATAAATCATATTAGTGAATTATATTTTATCCCATTTTGTAAACCATCAAATCAAGACATTATTGTGGATGACTTTGAGAACCATTCATACACAATTGACAAGCCTTTTTTTTTTATCATAAACTATCCTAATTAACTCAAAATTTTAAGTTCCCTGGAAAAATTCTTATAAGATCGCTTATAAATATATTTTCCTTAtaagatattttatttttaatatatgatTATGCTAGGATTTCAAAGATAtcttaaatattaattattaagaCATTATTAGGCCTTTTTTGTGTCCAATTGATCTTATAATAAAAGTCTCAATAAAATACTTAACTGATGTGGATacgaaaaaaaataaaaaataaagtgaTTTTAGTGGGAATCCTAAAAGTTACACGTGAATAAATACTTGCTGTTTTTGCTTGTGTGATTAAATTTTTTAAGTAGACACATACTACTAGTATCCTGTAATTTGAGTTTCACGTGTTTATTGTTATTCACAGCAATACTTCTCTCTAATAATGTACAAACATCCAAAATGCCTGTAGCAAAAttaaaaatacatcaaaaatgAAGTATTTTACCGACTACCACTTAGTTAAGAGTAGACAGCAGACACTATAAATATTGTCCAAGTGATCTATTTAACAAAACAAGTTTATATACTTAAAGCTGTTCTTCTCACTCGGCACATAGAAATTTGCCATGTCAACCACTTGTTTTGACATTTAGTTTCTACATATTTTTCAATTACTTCTTTTAGTTTGAATTTTTAATCCGGCTATATCTGATTTATATAGAAAGATCAATGTTATATGAAAATGTCATTAACAGCACATAGGATTTTTACTGTCCGCCTTCCGCGGATAGTAAAAAATCATCAATCGAATCACTGTTTGCGACCCAAGATTCTAAATCCTAGAACCGCAAAATAAATGACCCCAAAATAAAGCGTAGATAGAATGAATGACCCCTACATTCACGTCAATTTTCCGTGTGAAACTTATCCACGAAAATTTTCAGCGAGTGGATGGTTGCATCTATTGATTATCAGGACCACCAGGACCCTTTGTTCAAACCCACCAAGCTTTCTTGCTGCAAGTGGAACATACTCGTTAGTCGTTTCCATATAGAAGTATACGACGTGGGACTGTACAGAACCCTTTCCCGACTCCTCATCCAACCTTAAAAACACCTCTATCGAGGAAATGGTTCTGTAATTctacaaaataaattttaaaccTCCAAACCCTGGCCTTTACAACAGTTTGAATCTATAATGTCGAGGAAATGGTCCTGTAATTGTACCAAAAAAATTATACCTCTGCACAATACTCCTTTTTCTGGTGAAGTGCTCAATAGTATGCTCTTTTATGTTTCAAGGACAGTACGCACTTACATCTgcagaatatatatatatgaagtaaagaaGAAAAATAAAGGATTGTTAGGCTTAAGGATGACAACTTAATGACTGTTCAAATCTTCTCTATTTTTCCTTAATGATGAACCCTTCTTCTCCCCACTACTTCTAGAATATGAAATTAAAGTAAAATTAAAGGCAATGAAGCATTACAGATAGAATTACAGAAATTATATCAAGACAATATAAAAACGCACTTCAACTAAAATCATACTGAATTAAAGAATAATTGAGACGCAGCTATAAAAATTTGTGAATAGCAGGGAGAACAAAAATAGACAGTATATAGTAGCATTTTCGAAGTAAAAATCTTAAGTAGCATATTCGAAGGAGAAAATTACACCTCAAACTGGAAGCTAAGCTTTGGAACTTCATATACCGGCATTGCTGATCCATCTTGAATTCAATACAAGAACACATATTCATTACTGCCAGGCAGAAACCGGAAGCAAGCTTATACTGGCTGTTATGTAAGCTCCGAATGTCATACAGGCATTGTCTGCAACCTTATATGCTTGTACTTCTGCCGGTTATTAAAACATCTTGCAGCGTCTGTCAAACCTTTACACACAACTTCTTTTAAAGCAACTACCCCTTCTTGCAGTGCCGCATCAATCCGTCCTTGAGCTGTAGCATTAAAATTTTGGAGCATAAATGCTTTAGGATCCATCTGACCAGGTGGCCTTCCGATGCCAATTCTTAACCTAGCAAACTCTGCGTTCCCGCGAAAATGTTGAATCACACTCTTTAGCCCATTATGTCTTCCATGACCGCCCTTGGGATGAAGACGGAGAACCCCACAAGGCAAATCCATGTCATCATGAAACACGACGACACGATTAAGAGGCATCTTATAGTAAGCAGCCAGAGGCCCAATAGATTCACCGCTTAAATTCATATAAGTTTGGGGTTTGGCAACCAAAACAGGAACACCCTCGACAAAACCTTTCCCAAACAAAGCTTTGAAATGGAGTGTATCCATCGAAATCCCTTGCGAGTCCGCAAATGCATCCATCATTTTAAACCCGACATTGTGTCTAGTTGTCTTATATTTATCACCCGGGTTTCCGAGACCCACAAAGAGCCATGGCTGAGGAGTAACAGTGCAAAAACAGCGCCTTGCAATTCTACTTACCATATTTACTTGACAAGCCAGAGCTAAATAATTAGTAATGTATTTGATTTTTTCTCGACTTCTCTCACAGACATTTAATCAAACAGGTGGTGGCCATTTAAATAATGTAACTACAATAAACCCAGACAAGTGATACCCAACATTTGACATAAATTACCTCGAATTATGCCACTTTTTGCACTTCTAAGCAAATGGAGATAGTTTTTATTACAGCACAAATCAGCTAATGGTCCCAAAGAACGATTTTTTGTATATATTGCTTACACAAGTGATACTCCCTCCGTTTCAAA
Encoded here:
- the LOC141667174 gene encoding peptidyl-tRNA hydrolase, mitochondrial; the encoded protein is MVSRIARRCFCTVTPQPWLFVGLGNPGDKYKTTRHNVGFKMMDAFADSQGISMDTLHFKALFGKGFVEGVPVLVAKPQTYMNLSGESIGPLAAYYKMPLNRVVVFHDDMDLPCGVLRLHPKGGHGRHNGLKSVIQHFRGNAEFARLRIGIGRPPGQMDPKAFMLQNFNATAQGRIDAALQEGVVALKEVVCKGLTDAARCFNNRQKYKHIRLQTMPV